Proteins found in one Limnohabitans sp. TEGF004 genomic segment:
- the ppsA gene encoding phosphoenolpyruvate synthase — MTALFSPTALVVPFEKLRMTDVESVGGKNASLGEMISQLPTGVRVPTGFATTAHAFREFLAYDGLVDKINARLDKLDTEDVRALAEVGAEIRAMVEAQPFPADLQKAIAEAFATLSEGNAAATFAVRSSATAEDLPDASFAGQQETFLNVHGIDEVLHKMKEVFASLYNDRAISYRVHKGFAHADVALSAGVQRMVRSDTGAAGVMFTIDTESGFEDVVFITSSYGLGETVVQGAVNPDEFYVHKPTLKAGKRAVIRRNLGSKLIEMVFSTAEEKKATGKLVKTVDVPTELRNRYSLTDSDVEQLAHYAMVIEAHYGRPMDIEWGKDGTDGQLYILQARPETVKSQAKGQSEFRYKLKGHSTVLAEGRAIGQKIGTGPVRLVHNISEMDTVQPGDVLVTDMTDPNWEPVMKRASAIVTNRGGRTCHAAIIARELGIPAVVGCGDATERLKDGTLVTVSCSEGDTGLIYDGLLETEVTEVQRGEMPSIKTKIMMNVGNPQLAFDFCQLPNEGVGLARLEFIINNNIGVHPKAILDYPNVDADLKKAVESVARGHASPRAFYVDKVAEGIATIAAAFWPKPVIVRMSDFKSNEYRKLIGGSRYEPEEENPMLGFRGAARYISEDFGEAFAMECEAMRRVRTDMGLTNVQVMVPFVRTLGQAERVTNLLAEHGLKRGENDLKVIMMCEVPSNAILADDFLKFFDGFSIGSNDLTQLTLGLDRDSGLELLAADFDERDPAVKALLSKAIAACLAQGKYVGICGQGPSDHPDFAHWLADEGISSISLNPDSVIDTWKSLAK, encoded by the coding sequence ATGACTGCACTTTTCAGCCCTACCGCCTTGGTGGTTCCCTTCGAAAAACTTCGAATGACGGACGTCGAATCCGTTGGCGGCAAAAACGCCAGCCTCGGCGAAATGATTTCGCAATTGCCCACGGGCGTTCGCGTGCCTACCGGCTTTGCCACTACGGCCCATGCCTTCCGTGAGTTCTTGGCTTACGACGGTTTGGTCGACAAAATCAACGCCCGCTTGGACAAGCTCGACACCGAAGATGTGCGTGCTTTGGCCGAAGTTGGCGCCGAAATTCGCGCCATGGTGGAAGCTCAGCCTTTCCCTGCCGATTTACAAAAAGCCATTGCGGAAGCGTTCGCGACTTTGTCTGAAGGCAATGCTGCCGCCACCTTTGCGGTGCGTTCATCCGCCACCGCTGAAGACTTGCCAGACGCGTCTTTCGCGGGCCAACAAGAAACTTTTCTCAACGTGCACGGCATTGACGAAGTGCTGCACAAGATGAAGGAAGTGTTTGCCTCGTTGTACAACGACCGCGCCATCAGCTACCGCGTGCACAAGGGCTTTGCCCACGCCGATGTGGCTTTGTCAGCCGGCGTGCAACGCATGGTGCGTTCTGACACGGGCGCTGCCGGTGTGATGTTCACCATCGACACCGAATCTGGATTTGAAGATGTGGTGTTCATCACCTCCAGCTACGGCCTCGGCGAGACCGTGGTGCAGGGTGCTGTGAACCCCGACGAGTTTTATGTGCACAAGCCAACTTTGAAGGCAGGTAAGCGCGCTGTGATTCGCCGCAACTTGGGCTCTAAGCTCATTGAAATGGTGTTCTCCACTGCTGAAGAGAAAAAAGCCACAGGCAAATTGGTCAAGACCGTGGATGTGCCCACCGAGTTGCGCAACCGCTACTCATTGACTGACTCTGACGTGGAGCAATTGGCCCACTACGCCATGGTGATTGAGGCCCATTACGGCCGTCCTATGGACATTGAGTGGGGCAAAGACGGCACAGACGGCCAGCTCTACATCTTGCAAGCGCGCCCAGAGACTGTGAAGAGCCAAGCCAAAGGTCAGTCCGAGTTCCGCTACAAACTCAAAGGTCACAGCACTGTGTTGGCCGAAGGCCGCGCGATTGGCCAAAAGATTGGCACCGGCCCTGTGCGCTTGGTGCACAACATCAGCGAGATGGACACTGTCCAGCCTGGCGACGTGTTGGTGACCGACATGACAGACCCCAACTGGGAACCTGTGATGAAGCGCGCCAGCGCCATCGTGACCAACCGTGGTGGCCGTACTTGCCACGCCGCCATCATTGCGCGTGAGTTGGGTATTCCTGCAGTGGTGGGTTGCGGTGACGCGACCGAGCGCTTGAAAGACGGCACGCTCGTGACTGTGAGTTGCTCAGAAGGCGACACCGGTTTGATCTATGACGGTTTGTTAGAGACTGAAGTGACCGAAGTGCAACGCGGCGAAATGCCCAGCATCAAAACCAAGATCATGATGAACGTGGGTAACCCACAGTTGGCGTTTGACTTTTGCCAGTTGCCCAACGAAGGTGTGGGCTTGGCCCGTTTGGAGTTCATCATCAACAACAACATTGGTGTGCACCCTAAGGCGATTCTTGACTACCCGAATGTCGATGCTGATTTGAAGAAGGCGGTTGAGTCCGTGGCCCGCGGTCACGCTTCGCCTCGCGCGTTCTACGTGGACAAAGTGGCCGAAGGCATTGCCACCATCGCTGCGGCGTTCTGGCCAAAGCCAGTCATCGTGCGTATGTCGGACTTCAAGTCCAACGAATACCGCAAACTCATTGGTGGCAGCCGCTACGAGCCAGAGGAAGAAAACCCAATGTTGGGCTTCCGTGGCGCCGCACGCTACATCAGCGAAGACTTCGGTGAAGCCTTTGCGATGGAGTGTGAAGCCATGCGCCGCGTGCGTACCGACATGGGTTTGACCAACGTGCAAGTCATGGTGCCATTCGTGCGTACCTTGGGCCAAGCAGAGCGTGTGACCAACTTGTTGGCCGAGCACGGCCTGAAGCGCGGCGAGAACGACCTTAAAGTCATCATGATGTGCGAAGTGCCTAGCAACGCCATCCTCGCTGACGACTTCTTGAAGTTCTTTGACGGCTTCTCGATTGGCTCGAACGACTTGACCCAACTCACCTTGGGCCTGGACCGTGACTCTGGCTTGGAGTTGTTGGCCGCTGACTTTGACGAGCGCGACCCTGCTGTGAAAGCTTTGCTCAGCAAAGCCATCGCGGCATGTTTGGCGCAAGGCAAGTACGTGGGTATCTGCGGCCAAGGCCCCAGCGACCACCCCGACTTCGCGCACTGGTTGGCCGATGAGGGCATCAGCTCCATCTCGCTGAACCCAGACAGCGTGATCGACACTTGGAAATCATTGGCCAAGTAA